GATACTGAGAAGTAGAGACTGGAAATCCAAGAGATAACCTTCAGCTCATCTTGTAGAACCAGTAGAAAAACTGATTTAAAGCAGTGCCCCagagacattaaaaaacatgttgtttgttgtttgtatcCCCAAATCAGTCAGGAAAGATACTGTAACACGCAATCAGTGTCATTATCACTCAACAAATGTGATAATTTCTGTtcccacagcagcactgctTCTTCTATGCCAGGTTGTGCTGCTGTCCTTTAACTAAAAACTGTCTAAAGTTGGTATTCCTCTTTTCAATCTCTGTCCATGTTCCCTTCAGGAGGTCCCTCTGCTCAGCGCTCCACTCCAGATGTCGCCCGCTGTCATATCTACTGCACAGGCCTGCAAAGCAGCTCCTAACCCCAAACCGAACACAACACCTTCCTTCATGCCTCTTACCATGGGCACTGCCCAGACCAGCTATGAGGCCAACAGCAggatgcagcagagcagctttgcAGAATCCAGGGAAAGCTGGAGAGAGCTGTACGCAATGGCAGAACAATATGACAGCATGGATGTCATTGCCCTACCTGATGGGTTTCTGCATGAGTACTACTCGCAGGTGAGGCAAATAAAAACATAGTTTCatagacagacaaaatgagcatTGTTTGGATTACTTCAGactgactgatgactgacaTGTGAAAGATTTATTGGTAATGGACAGAGTATAGATCATTTTTGGTGGCTGATTGCTTAGGTCAAATTGGCTTCTTGTTGGaaattgattgactgattgatatTGATTGAAAGGTGAGATATTGTCTACATGTGACATACTTTTGTTTAGTAGTTTGATATTTGTCAgttttacacacagacagataacaACAGGTTGCAAGAGATTTTTAGCATTTTGATGGAAAGGAGTTGATACGAAAGTATGAATGTTAAAACCaccatgtttacatttttgatgTGACTATAACATTATTGTAATTCATTACTTTGATGCCACCGTAATGCAATCCCAGTTAAGAATTGTGCTCAGATCCATTGGGAGTGTGCTCAATCTGCCACAGTGTGGTGTTTGATACCACCATTGGTGGGTGCCAAAGTCAAAAATATTCCAATTCTAGATAAAGAAGTCTTAAAATGGCAAATGTAGAATAGTGTATGCAATGTGATATATTCCTGAGGAGTAGTGTGGTACTGGATGTTGTTAGTCCGTTACAGATTGGTCCCTGCCATTAGTGCTTCTGTTTCTCAAGGGATAAGGAAAGTATTTAGAATTGAATTTCACTGAATAAAACTGGAAATGCAGCCTGGGTATCATTATCAGAGAGATTTTCTGGTGGTTTAAACTGCAGCGTCCCCAGTTTGATTCTTCAAAAACTGGCATGACTTGTGAGTGAGCATGAGGAATTGCTGTGAAGAACAACAATGTTATGAGGAAGTTAgtttccacacacacctccctcacATACATTGTCAAATCAGTAAAAGAAGGACAagggaaatgtgaaaaaagattttggaaatgtgaaaaagatTTTACTAACTGACATGAAATTGTACACCTTCGGCCCGTTATATGGCTCCAATAGTGAGCATATCTCTTAATTCACATTGAGCAGTTGTAGTCTATTCATGtataatgttttatttgtgttataTGAGGATCTTTAATTATATTTGGATGGCATGTTTCTCATATAGCCATGGCTGGTTAACCTTATGTCAGAGGAAAGATCACATTGATTCTATCCATCTATGTCACAGGCAGAGCACCCATGTTGTCATCTCTTATAGTAGAGTGACAACTGATAGAGCCCATTAGTGCAGAGTTTTAGTCTGCAGATTGTTAAATTGGAGCTGGATGTAATCATGACTGAATTGACAGAGACAGGAGTAATGTGCCTTTCATGttctgtgttcatgttcatgtctgtgcagaaggcgagctgtgcagcagagcagcaggcaaCAAAGGACTGTCTGCTGGTTTATGACTTCGAGGGCCAGGGCTCCCCTGCTGGCTCAGTGGGCTCATGCAGCATCGTGGAATCTGACAACGACCTGCAGTTCCTTGATGACCTTGGGCTTAAGTTCAAGACCTTGGCTGACGTGTGTTCTCCTCCTAGACCTCCAACTCCTCCAATACGTCAAAGCATTGTCCTCCCAGCAGTAGATGAAGTTAACCACATTTCTGGGCCCACATTGGAGACTAAACCACTGAATATCCATGGCAAGAGCACAGAGCATAACCAGAATGTCAACATCAGCCAGTCATCTACGAGAGTCATGGGCTTTAATGGAGCAGCTTCCAGCAGCGTGCATGGGCATGCTTCACAAAGCACCAGTAGCATGGCTCAGTCGTCTCATCTTGGTCCTGTTACCAGAGCCATGCTGCCCTCTCCTGGACAGATACTTCTCctacagcaacagcagcctaTCTATTACACCACCAGCCCTGTGGTGCAGCCCTACATAGTCCAGCCACAGCTTCAGGAGgttcagccagcagcacagtgcatgCTGCTGGCTGAACCAAACTGCCAACCTGCCAACCTGCAGGGCATGATTCTGCTGAACGGAACATCTGGACACACTGAGCACATCATGCAAGGGGGAAACACCGCTGGGACTTTAACTCTTGGTTGGAAAAGAGGCAACAGTGTGGTTGAGACGAACCAGGGTGTGGGGACATGGCTGATGTCTGATGGCCAAGGAGAGGCAATGGGTGTCAGGAAGAATGGTCGACGGATCAAGTcagagggtggaggtggaggaagggcTGAACATTGTAATACAGAGACACTGATAGGTGCACCTACCAACGCAGGAGCAACAGGGTctaaagagaggcagagaagaaacaAGATAAGATCTAAATCGACAGCATCAGCAGGTTTCGTGGATTATTCTGAAATCAAAGTCCCACCAGAAATGCTGCTGGCTGAACCGATCCGCCAACCTACCAACTTGCAGGGCATGATTCTGCTGAACGGAACATCTGGACACACTGAGCACATCATGCAAGGGGGAAACACCGCTGGGGCGTTAACTCTTGGTTGGAAAAGAGGCAATAGTGTGGTTGAGACGAACCAGGGTGTGGGGACATGGCTGATGTCTGATGGCCAAGGAGAGGCAATGGGTGTCAGGAAGAATGGTCGACAGATCAAGTcagagggtggaggtggaggaagggcTGAACAATGTAATATAGAGACACTGATAGGTGCACCTATCAGTGCAGTAGCAACAGGGTctaaagagaggcagaaaggaaaCAAGACAAGATCTATGTCGACAGCATCAGCAGGTTTCATGGATTATTCTGAAATCAAAGTCCCACCAGAAATGCTGCTGGCTGAACCGATCCGCCAACCTACCAACTTGCAGGGCATGATTCTGCTGAACGGAACATCTGGACACACTGAGCACATCATGCAAGGGGGAAACACTGCTGGGGCGTTAACTCTTGGTTGGAAAAGAGGCAACAGTGTGGTTGAGACAAACCAGGGTGTGGGGACATGGCTGATGTCTGATGGCCAAGGAGAGGCAATGGGTGTCAGGAAGAATGGTCGACAGATCAAGTcagagggtggaggtggaggaagggcTGAACAATGTAATATAGAGACACTGATAGGTGCACCTATCAGTGCAGGAGCAACAGGGCctaaagagaggcagaaaggaaaCAAGACAAGATCTAAGTCGACAGCATCAGCAGGTTTCATGGATAATTCTGAAATCAAAGCACCACTCGAAAAAAATGCTTCCTCAGGTAACAATCAAAAGATTCTACTGACAAAGGAAGATATGAATAGAAATAATGATGTGTTTGTTATAGAATCTTAGTCAGCTTTTCAGCCACACTTGCACTGTGGCTGTAGGGACACCAGTGTCAGTCCATCAGTCtatcactttggtccagagtaaaatgtttaatttgttgGATTGTTATGAAATGACACTAGTTGTATTGTTTTTCTCAGAACTTTCAATTTGCACATAAAAAACAGACAGGGCATTGTAAAAATCTTGAAATATTACAAAaatcatcatcaggtcaacatttgaatttgtccagtactttggaTTATGGCCACATTACCATAAGCCTAAGCTGTACtttatgtttagtgctaattagctaatgttagcatgctaacattgcaAATATTTTACCTGTGTGTTAGCATGGTCAATGTCATCATGTTAGCaggctgatgttagcatttagctcaaagcacagctgtatCTACGTACGGCCTGACAGAGCTCCTAGCATAAAGACTCAGTCTGGTTGAAACAAGAATGAATCCTGTGCCTGTGTCTGGAATAGCTAAAGGAGACACCATTGGATCTGTTCAGTGTCCATCAGTGAGACTGATCATAGCAATAGATGAGAATGTGTTTTATAGTAAAGTAATTGTATGTTTATGTTCAAATGTCTTCTATAATTCTAAGTATAAAGTAAACCAGTGCAGCTTTTTTTGCATCATCTCATTGTGAAGAATGAACTAGTttggacaagtgtgtgtgtttgtggtgagtgaaacagagcaggaaaaggatGGATTTCAAATCCGGTGCTTGTTGATTTTTATATCACTAGATGGCAGTACAGAGCTGCCGTGTGCAGCACAGTAAGACagtcaaacacaaagtgaaagcagataagccttttcctccctctgaacTCTAATGTTGTCGCTGACCAACATGGATTAATAGTGTTGCATTATGAGGAAGACATATAACCACAGTGGAAACATTTGGCCCTTTTAAAGGGTCATTGCTTACAGTCAGTTTAGCTTACATGGTTTGGTGGAGGGTAAATACTAAAAATAACATCAAGAAGACCACTGCATGCAGCTGTTGTAGGATACAGTTTATATATccaaacattaaaataagttttgAATTGGGCAGTTTATATGGGTTTCAGTAGTTTATGAAATAAGACTGAGCTGTATGGCTCCTGTGCAGTACAGCTCTAAAGCTCATTCTGTACATTTTGGTTGATTTACTGGTGTTGACTTAACTCTGGGGTAATTTTTGAGGCTGCCATTTGTGGTGCCGTTATAGAAATATTCTGTTTCAGTCAGTGTTGGTGAGGGTTTACTTGTGTTCATCTTTGCTGATGAACTCTCTGAACTGTTGAACTGATGAACACTTTGGATCAAACTTGTCTGCGTACCACCTTACATAACTTTTTTACAGCAATTTGGGCAGTAGCTCTGGCCTCTTTTACCTCCTACCTGCCCAAGTTGCTTCATTTGCTTGGAAACTAATTTCAAACAGTTGTGCAGAGCTCATATTCAACTTAATACGACTTTTTACAATCATATAGCAATAAAGAATATTTTGCATCAATATGGAAtcactgacttgtttttgaaaatgctcattttaatttaaagggTTATATTTTACCGATAGATTTAAATATGCATGAGGAAGCAAACAACTATTTGGAAAAAGGACTTCTATACAGGCCTTTATCTTAGCAGACAAGTCATATATCAGACTGTCATGTCACCCAAACAAAGTCACTctgtgaagaaacaaaaaatatattgcGAATAATTATTGTAGTCAGAATAAAAGTCCCTTGACCCCCAGACAATAAAAACtcacaaaaatacagatttaCAAATACTGACCAAGGCTCGTGTACCTTAACGTGCTGGTGATTTAAGATAATTAGTCAACTCGTCTGTTGTGTCCTCTAGTCACTCTTTTCACACACAAGGTGTTTCAGACTTGGTTTCTCACGGGACAGTTGCTGCATTAGTGGAACAGTCATTTTGGTTCACATTCTCACTCACACTCCTAGCTGGAATAGTAGATAGTATCATGCCTGTAATGTATTGAAAGCAGCTGTTATCATAAATCACAGAGTTACAGTCattcccttcacacacacacacacacacacacacacacacacacacacacacacacctgtctaaAGTGAGAAGCATCCCTTAAGGCAGAAGCTGTGCTGCAAAATTAACAtgtgtgggttttttgttttttttgtttttttttcagctttcagtgaGATAAACACCTGTGTCGGCATAactgcacacctgctgccatGAATGCAAACTTCATATTCAACAGCACACACAaggaaaatgtgtctgtgacAAACATTTATAGTCCATACAGTGAAATCTCCTGTGCTCCACATGTTGCCACCAACAGGGACAGACCTCCAAAactgtttgctctgcagtgaagtgaCGCTGGTGTTGCAATATTGATGAAACAATGCATTTatctaacagacagacatgataTACACGCTTTAGCATGAGACTCTCAGACAGAGGGTACTGTAGAGAGACTGTGCCAGCTAAAGTGGATACAGTGTTGTACCTAAACATGTGTGATAGGAGTGgggattttatttctttgtgtgtgtgtgtgtgtgtgtgtgtgtgagagagagagagagagagagagtgagagagaaagcaggtgtttatcacgttgtggggacaaaaatctgtttacacagtcacattgtggggactcacctgccttatggggacaaaatgcaggtccctttaatgtaaatcattacattttagggtgaagactgaggatagggttacagGTTAGGTACGGTTAGGTAcggttaggttaggtatagggttaggaataggcaaatgGTGGTTATGGTTAGTTAGGATTAGGGttatgtaagtctatgtaatgtccccacaagtgataaaaacacaagtgtgtgtgtgtgtgtgtgtgtgtgtgtgtgtgtgtgtgtgtgtgtgtgtgtgtgtctgagtatGTACAGCAAGTCGATGTGGATATCTGCACATGTGATATagcatagttgtttttttttttcctcagtgacATCTTACAGTTGCTTAGTTCACCAGCTAAGTCAGACCTTGGCACCATAAACAGGTTAACATCTGTCTTCATCATGAAACAACTTCTGGGTCAGCCAAGGTATGaaattgaaaacaaacagaaatatcacAAATATGATCCCTTTGGACCACACCCACAACCCACACAGGCCACCAGTACCTGGCACAGCTGAAAAACATTCATCTCCTGTTGTTCACAGCTGTTGCTGCCAATCAGTTTCAGGATCTGAGCTATGGCTTTGACTCAGCCTCAGTTTCACAGGGGTACAAATGACAGGTGTAACCGGTGGTTTGTGCCAGATAGTTAATAGAGCTGCCAGTCATATCTGTCAGTACCATTGACGAGAATATGTCAGGACAAATAAATCACAGGCGTATACTGTCATGCACATGTGGTTAAGATGGTACTGAAGCTGCATAtgcactgtaaaaaaataacggcaagacagacaaaatgtttgtgttcttgTCTTGAAAATGGAAGTATCACCGTGGGATTTTAAGTATCTCTTAATGCTGACAAGTCATTAGTATCAGCATATAGCTTAATCCCACTTTTACATTTAGAAtgcactgtattttattttgtatatatttCAATGACAAAGTAgagttttctgtctgaaaatgtctgtttgtataTGAGAGATCAGACAGAAGAGcctaaagacagacagacagtgagcaGGTAAGAATGTTAACACTATACCTGTCAGGGACATTAAGATTGCAGAGCTGTTAACATGAAAtacttgtttttaatgttgcagGTACATGAATGTGAATGAGGAATTCTTTGTCAGAGCCTTTTAAAAATTCTACAGAACCAGTCCTGTATTGGGTCAGAGTCATAAAAAAGcagctgtgcagatgtttttcagTAATGACACATGAGAAGAATATGAGGAAGTCTTTAATTATAgactgtttttcagatttttcaaagttctaaaacatttcactgtcagaCTGCTGAGAAGCTGAGTCTTGACGATGTTTAGCCAATTTTTTAAAAGTGGCTTTTACCTCTTTAATTGTCACAATTTATTGtgataaacaaatgaaacttGAGACTCCTTAAGCAGTATTTCACATATTTCATTCAATTCAAAgttaaatttgacattttctatGACTTTTTAGGACCTATGGAAACCTCCATTATATTATCAAGTTTCCACACGTGGTCTTTTTGATAACATGAACAACCTGACATTCATTCATGCAGTCGAGAGGAACAGGAGCTGAATTTACATGATgaaatcaaaacagcagcaacaaagagCAATAATACTGTAAATAGTCATTAAAAGAAGGTGATCCTAAACAAAATCCACATAATAAACACACCAGTTGTAAGTTACACAACTTAACTGCATGTTATAACTCAATGGGAGAATTTAATGCTACTTAAAGTTAACtttactgcagtacagtgtgttgTATGGACTGTTGTTTGTATCAGTACTGTAGAAAACCTTCTCTAGTCAGTACATATTTTGGTAGagctaaaataataataataataataataataataataataataataataataataataataataataataaggttGATAATTTTGTGACTGATTTAAGCTTAAGGAAGCTGGAGTGTTTTTATAGTGCGTTCTACCTGTTTGGCTTTATCACTCTGATGAAATGTTCAGCCCTGTGGGCTAACTGCGGCCTTTCAAActgcacagcagagagcagacacacctttgagaaacatgcacacatgtgatTATGAAGAACTACACATGAAGTGCGggtgggtgggggagggggctgCACATCCAGGAGTGGTTGTGAGTGTGAAGGGAGGGGGATGAAGAGGGCATAGGTGTGTCCATAACAGAACTTATTTAAGGCTGCTCACTTGGTTCTGTTTGGACCACCTGAGTGCGGACAGGACTGGCTGCCGTATGCTGCAGCTACCCTGCCGTCATGGCTCGGCTCTCTGTCGCTGAGGTGGACCTGCTGCTTCTGTTCGTGCTGGCCTTGGTGAGTATTCTCCCCGAAGCAACTGATAACTTTCACCCTGACACACCAGGACAGGCTGCAAGCCATGAGGGAACCTGTTATTACAAAAGAGGGATTTTTTCTTCAAGTGAAGTAGATTGCACTGTGCTAAAAGTAATTACTGATCATGACAAAACATGTTGAAGTAAATGGGAACTGTCAATTACATTTATATTCAGTGACATCTCACTGGTGACTCACTGGTGACCCAACCAAGGTCACAACCTGTCCTACACAGCgtttgatgttttttaaataaGACCGTACAACTACCATTGAGGACCCATCATGCCATCACTAACTATTTTATGGGAATGTGGGGACATGAATTGCAGTTCACATTAAAGGGGATTTAAAAGGTGGACATCAACAGCAGATGAATAAGAAAATGATGACTGATGTAAAATCTTGGCTCCAGCCCTGAAGGAGTGCGTCTATACTGTATTATTAAACTGtcaagcatgttttttttttgttttttttgttttttttttagcatataTTTCATTTCCAGGTGAATCAGTTAGCACAGTAAAAGCAGCTTTGGATTCAGATGTAGATAATTCAGTTTAATCAGCTCCTGTACTATTTGGCCTCAGTGGTGTCGTGTTTCATATTGATGGACAGTGTATTAGATTTAAATAGTGTTAGTCAGTCTAATCATTTGGTTTGGAGGTGGTTCACCTGAAGTCAGACTGACGTTTGGTGAACTAAGCATATTTCCTTTAATGTACAATTGATCCCACTCAGAAGCTGATGTATTTTGTTCGAAAGAATTTTGTCTGAAAGTATGgtcctcttcttcagctgaaGGTCACTCTTTTCACCCTCATCAAACACGAGAAGTCTCATCTAGATGTGAAAactgtacatttaaaaacatatgACTTTAGTGACCTATAGTCCATTATTTATCAAGGATTTTAAAAAGAGCAGGTATGGAAAAGATTTCAtttgataaataataataataatgatgatgaactAATAGCGCCGTGCAAGTGGCAGCACTATTTGTTATCCATATAACTGTATTtgtataaactgtatatattgtgcacaTGCATAGACCTAGTATtttctcaagtgaaatacaacatatgacattagtAGTTATTTATCATAAGAATATTGTTAATAGtattttttatggcagtagaaTTCTtttggcatttagtatttttataatctgtacataatgtaatgtacatagttgtttttctattctgtaccctgtatatatttttttttttattttgacctctttatgccactgtgtttgctctttgtaatacttgctggctgtaaggACTGaatttccctgctgtgggatcaataaagtcttatcttatcttatcttatcttatcttatcttatcttatcttaatcttaatctttaCAGTCtgttgattgtgtttgtgtgctggagACAGCATTGTGCTGATGGATCGTGTAACAGTATTAACCAGTATTTTAACATTTGAACAGCAAACAAAGATCTAAACATATATGTATTTGTATAATTTCTAACATCGCTATATCTTTTAAAATATCCACATAGCAACTCATTATATAAATCACTAGACAAGAAGTGAGACAGAAAATAGACACAGAAGTGAAGGGGATTGTTTAGGTGTCAGGCAAGCTGTGAAAcctgttgtgtgtctgcagaggacaACAAAGCAGAAATTAGTCAAACCTATTCTCTGACCTGTTTTCTAATAGGAAAAGCAACCACACTGAAAATGGCTCTGTACTACTCAATTGTGACTGTGACAGCAtaacagtgtgacagcaggaaCAAAACCAGGACCTTCAAACTGAATtcagtctttcattttattACACACTTGTAATTTCCCTGCTGTCACAtatcatgtctgctgtgaaacagaCCTATTGAAGCTACACACAGTAGCTTACCTTCCCACCAGAAAATGATATTACAGTGCATTACACCCTCCATCAGTGTTCAAACAAACATGAGCTTCAGTAGTATCACATTGTCTCCCTTAAAATCTTCAGTGATTGACGCTGCAAAACACTTCAACCAACTCTGTCCAGAAAGCATATTCACAGAAATATCTGTAAACCAGAAGGCATTTTTCCCTGAAGATTAACTGTGAAAATTTGCTTACACAGCGAGTGGTGTTTAACTGTTAGTACAAATGCTAGGGGCTCAGCTTAGTAGCATGAGAGTTCGCTCAAAAGCAGGGAAAACAGTGGTGGTGAAAGGGCCATAGCCCCATAAATTTCTCTGGCGTTTGAAAATCTTCAAACTTGACCTGATGACTTTTTACTCCACAACTTACTAACACAGCTACACACTCTGCGCAGACGACGATCTTCTGCTTCTATGCATATCCATCTTGTATGAAGGCTTGTCAGAGTCCAAGTCAGAGCTTGGCCTATACCGAGGGGCAGGAGAAGGGAAAGTAGTTGAGGCTATAGTATTCTTAATGTGGAATTTACATGATGAGGCACAGTGATTTTGTTGTTCCGAACAACACCTGAGTGAAAACATTAGACCCATGGGTCAGCCCCCCTCCCAGCACCAACCACTGTCACGCTTGTCTTGAGAGATTATTGACAGAGCGAGAAGAAAAACACCATGCTTGCTGTAACATGTGCTAGTTTGTCAGTTCAGAATAAATATGATTTAACAATATATTTGGCAATATTACAATCAGCAGCTTCCTCTAGTTAGTAGGCTGCTCTGCTTGTTTTCCGCATATGGTGCTAAACTGGgtcggtgtgtgtctgtctgacctATGGTAACACAGGTGGGACAACACTTATCAAACTTCCACTCTGCCAGCTCCATCCACACCCAGATCACCACGCCCATGCAGGGTTAAATGAAGCAATTAATGGGACTTTTAGTGGCTAGCTGAACACATTGTGCTCGGCCATTATCCACTGACTGCACCATTTCACTCCTGTCAAACTAGACTCCAAGTATTGAACCTGGCAGCACTACACCTCCAGCAACAGCCACAGCTTTTAACTTGACACATTCACACGACACCACAAAACCATGGAATCATGTCACAGCTGGCATCAGCAGGGCCCCACTTACCAGGTCCCAACTCTCAGCTTGTCTCAGTGTTGGCACAGGACCATAGTTTCCTCTTTGCACAGTGTGCCCAGGAGCTGAATggcaaacattcattcattttcagtgctgaAGTGCTGCCAATTcatattaatgttattaaagTCAGTGTTGTGGAGCTGGACTACACCTTAAACTCATCTCTTTTTCTGCTGTCCTttaagagcacacacacttcaacaaaatcattatttttgacATGGTAATATTGTGCTTAATGTTTAAGTATTACATGTACATTACTGACTAACTGCTATTTTGAGACACGTTAAGTTGTAAGCACCAggattattttttgtttgtttgtttgtttgtttgtttgttttgttttcatgaattaACATACACTTTCTCTAGGAATACTTTTTATCAGCATATATCATTTGGTTTCATATATAAGAAATATTTGTGTAATATACtttagatatatatatatatctcaagCATTTTGATTAAATCAAGTTGTATTTGAAGTACCTCTGTCTACATAAAGTAGTAAAAGTGCATTTAAATGTAACTGCTAACAGTGTCACACTAGCACTGTCAAgtgtacttaagtgcagtaaaatgttgttTAAGTGTTTGACCTCTGAATATAGAGTATCATTTGTACACTATGTACAAAATCAGCAGGGCTAAAACTTCAAAGAGTTACTCCCATTAGTGATGGGAATTAtgtcaaattttactgcatttcctgcggtcactcattttctcacttttccaGCATTTTTCGCTGTCGCagctctatgtgtgtgtgtgtgtgtctgtaacccccaccccacccccgcACAGTGCGTGTCAgatcatgtagttgaccaatcacatgcagttcgaaaagaaaaaagtccagaaaaaacaaaaaaccaaaacagcgGCTCCCGCTCCTGCTCCCAGGCTGCTCCAGCTCCGATggttcacttcaaagagccggctctaagagccgttcCGCTCGCGACCGATGCATCGCCAACTCCCATGGCTTTCCAACATGATGATTGTATTTGGCTCTTTGTCTATAGT
The Chaetodon auriga isolate fChaAug3 chromosome 3, fChaAug3.hap1, whole genome shotgun sequence DNA segment above includes these coding regions:
- the LOC143317854 gene encoding desmoglein-2.1-like, with the translated sequence MDGMFAIVLLLHLSIMMVSGAENAPVLSRQKRDWLIPTKKLKENVDYSKSGYVARIRSDKNGGKNLFYSLYGRGASLPPVNLFFVDENSGLVYVRGKLDREEKETYIVTGVARFRNGSVAEGGIELRFDVEDENDNPPVFAAVPPATVYESSPPGTLVGVITATDADKFNSSHSKIAYSIMKQEPSDGKLLFYINKNNGSIFVKENTLDREKHSSYNLTIKGTDMGGAAGGKTGTGTIHIKVMDINDNKPRLDKDEYSGSIVENTKNKEVMRFQALDPDEEGSKNWLAVFQIVSGNDDGTFSIKTDPKTNEGVLMLEKPVDFEETPDIKLGVVVSNVNPAVGGDSGGDGGQGGAGGAGGGGGGGGGGGGGGGAGGGGGGGGGGGAGGAGGKVYAVNIAVQNVPEGIAYKPAVKPVSVSEDPSKTPLMKTIAVFGAQEADTGQPAKNVRYAKGYDPDNWLLIDPETAEIKLQKHPDRESPFLVNGTYYAKILSMTQDMPVKMVTGTIALQVGDVNDNCPTLTKDVEYLCSDTVIINVTAVDVDGDPNSAPLNFSLVADKSDGEWRVKSSNDTSVTLTALKPLWPGHHKVVFIIRDKQGLACPEPQSLKLHVCSCKGGETCKTDKAQGQKALLKKSLSTFGGMGVGTLILGLLILLLAGFLLMTCSCGQVSGSFSELPFEAKDHLMVYHTEGRGEDKEVPLLSAPLQMSPAVISTAQACKAAPNPKPNTTPSFMPLTMGTAQTSYEANSRMQQSSFAESRESWRELYAMAEQYDSMDVIALPDGFLHEYYSQGQGSPAGSVGSCSIVESDNDLQFLDDLGLKFKTLADVCSPPRPPTPPIRQSIVLPAVDEVNHISGPTLETKPLNIHGKSTEHNQNVNISQSSTRVMGFNGAASSSVHGHASQSTSSMAQSSHLGPVTRAMLPSPGQILLLQQQQPIYYTTSPVVQPYIVQPQLQEVQPAAQCMLLAEPNCQPANLQGMILLNGTSGHTEHIMQGGNTAGTLTLGWKRGNSVVETNQGVGTWLMSDGQGEAMGVRKNGRRIKSEGGGGGRAEHCNTETLIGAPTNAGATGSKERQRRNKIRSKSTASAGFVDYSEIKVPPEMLLAEPIRQPTNLQGMILLNGTSGHTEHIMQGGNTAGALTLGWKRGNSVVETNQGVGTWLMSDGQGEAMGVRKNGRQIKSEGGGGGRAEQCNIETLIGAPISAVATGSKERQKGNKTRSMSTASAGFMDYSEIKVPPEMLLAEPIRQPTNLQGMILLNGTSGHTEHIMQGGNTAGALTLGWKRGNSVVETNQGVGTWLMSDGQGEAMGVRKNGRQIKSEGGGGGRAEQCNIETLIGAPISAGATGPKERQKGNKTRSKSTASAGFMDNSEIKAPLEKNASSAFSEINTCVGITAHLLP